The following proteins come from a genomic window of Astatotilapia calliptera chromosome 11, fAstCal1.2, whole genome shotgun sequence:
- the malsu1 gene encoding mitochondrial assembly of ribosomal large subunit protein 1, giving the protein MQVKTMNLLCHSRKVLSSVLRSSVLLKPTEAFGSICSISKARCISLSVPQHFTANLTSCQHSHHTASFTGHFDIKRCYSESEESRNSESNGVIEDDSHELDDNSSENSSLSRRSLETFSLDVLVSLLRQENAVDLCVIKVPEQIKYAEYFIVVSGVSPRHLRAMALYAIKVYKFLKKDEDPNVKIEGKDAEDWMCIDFGNMVVHFMLPETREVYELEKLWTLRSYDEQLKSIPTETLPEDFIFDVEVTK; this is encoded by the exons ATGCAGGTGAAGACCATGAATTTACTCTGTCACTCGCGGAAAGTGCTGTCCTCGGTGTTGAGAAGTAGTGTTTTACTAAAGCCAACAGAGGCTTTTGGAAGCATTTGTTCAATCTCCAAAGCTCGGTGCATTAGCCTGTCTGTGCCTCAACATTTTACAGCAAATCTGACCTCATGTCAACACTCGCATCACACAGCGTCCTTCACCGGGCACTTTGACATAAAAAGATGTTATTCGGAAAGCGAAGAGAGCCGAAATTCAGAGAGTAATGGCGTGATTGAAGATGATTCACATGAACTGGACGATAATAGCAGCGAAAACAGCTCCTTAAGTCGCA GATCCTTGGAGACTTTCAGTCTTGATGTGCTGGTGTCTCTTCTGCGTCAGGAAAATGCAGTAGACCTCTGTGTGATTAAAGTACCAGAGCAAATCAAATACGCTGAGTACTTCATTGTCGTCAGCGGTGTGTCACCAAGGCACTTGCGCGCAATGGCACTTTATGCCATTAAAGTG TACAAGTTTCTGAAGAAAGATGAAGATCCAAATGTCAAGATTGAAGGGAAAGATGCAGAAGATTGGATGTGTATTGACTTTG GTAATATGGTTGTTCATTTCATGCTGCCAGAGACTAGAGAAGTGTATGAACTCGAAAAACTTTGGACTCTCCGCAGCTACGATGAGCAGCTGAAGAGTATCCCAACTGAAACACTCCCAGAGGATTTCATATTTGATGTTGAAGTTACAAAGTGA
- the smpd5 gene encoding sphingomyelin phosphodiesterase 5 isoform X1, with protein MALQASAFPNGFVAGIHAVGWAFIVPCFWFLDRLIAVCKSTTLEQSQRLEQECYLRPLEVFFGSITFFILFLATAPLAFLGFLLWAPLQACRRPFSYHREIPSLPEKATNKGFELTGKASFVFASANLCLLPDSLARFNNLANTQRRATAIGQCIVQGISRPNIRILVDSPSSCGTLSPSSSILPTVNSPTYGATVSQHPDPAEMHDLNLNSNIDCVPNDDTEEPLNESTFPLLNSNRNSNQQDQSSQQNPRALSSQGLRQQSDVPWEILPLFPANVDILCLEEVFDKRAARKLTNILKLEFGHILYDIGVYACQPPCRCSSFKFFNSGLFLASRFPVLEAQYHCFPNSRGEDALAAKGLLSVKVLIGKNQKQKRVVGYFNCTHLHAPEGEGEIRCIQLEMVTKWIAEFQAANKQPDEDVVFDVLCGDFNFDNCSPDDRQEQSHSVFEEYKDPCRAGPGKEKPWVTGTLLEQPTLYEEDVNTPENLQRTLESEDLRKRFIAPPVPKADFPLVYPETDQPWIGRRIDYILYRESSISKQCRTEIEEVTFITQLAGLTDHIPVGLKLNVVMDSDSADE; from the exons ATGGCCCTGCAGGCTTCTGCCTTTCCTAATGGCTTTGTTGCAGGCATCCATGCTGTGGGATGGGCTTTTATCGTGCCATGTTTCTGGTTTCTTGATCGCCTCATTGCTGTGTGCAAGTCCACCACTCTGGAGCAAAGTCAGCGGCTGGAACAGGAATGCTATCTTCGCCCCCTCGAGGTCTTTTTTGGCTCCATTAccttctttattctttttctcGCTACTGCCCCTTTGGCTTTTCTTGGCTTTCTGCTTTGGGCACCTCTTCAGGCCTGCCGCAGGCCATTTAGCTACCACAGAGAGATACCATCCTTACCAGAGAAGGCAACAAACAAGGGCTTTGAGCTGACTGGTAAGGCGTCATTTGTCTTTGCTTCAGCCAACCTTTGTCTGCTGCCTGACAGCCTGGCTCGCTTTAACAACTTGGCTAACACTCAACGTAGGGCAACTGCTATTGGCCAATGCATTGTGCAGGGCATATCTCGCCCTAATATCCGGATATTAGTTGATTCCCCCAGCAGCTGTGGTACTCTCAGCCCTTCCAGCAGCATTCTTCCCACAGTGAACTCACCTACATACGGGGCTACAGTAAGTCAACATCCTGACCCAGCTGAAATGCATGATCTAAATCTAAATTCTAACATAGATTGTGTACCCAATGATGATACAGAAGAGCCTTTGAATGAGTCCACCTTTCCCCTCCTCAATTCCAACCGTAACTCTAACCAACAGGACCAATCAAGTCAGCAAAATCCCCGAGCTTTGAGCTCTCAGGGACTCCGCCAGCAGAGTGATGTACCCTGGGAGATATTGCCACTGTTTCCAGCCAACGTCGACATACTGTGCCTTGAAGAAGTGTTTGATAAGAGGGCTGCACGGAAGCTCACCAATATATTGAAGCTTGAATTTGGACACATACTGTATGATATAGGTGTGTATGCATGCCAGCCACCATGCAGATGTTCTTCTTTTAAGTTCTTCAACAGTGGGCTCTTCCTCGCCAGCCGATTCCCTGTCCTCGAGGCCCAGTACCACTGCTTTCCAAACAGCCGAGGAGAGGATGCACTGGCTGCCAAGGGTCTGCTTTCTGTTAAG GTGCTTATTGGGAAGAACCAGAAACAGAAGAGAGTGGTTGGCTATTTTAACTGCACACACCTTCATGCACCAGAGG GTGAAGGGGAAATTCGTTGTATCCAGTTAGAAATGGTAACTAAGTGGATCGCGGAATTTCAAGCTGCCAACAAACAACCTGATGAGGAtgttgtttttgatgtactCTGTGGAGATTTCAACTTTGACAACTGCTCACCTG ATGATCGTCAGGAACAGAGTCACTCTGTTTTTGAGGAATACAAAGACCCTTGCAGGGCCGGACCTGGAAAGGAGAAGCCCTGGGTCACCG GTACTCTGCTGGAACAGCCCACATTGTATGAAGAAGATGTAAACACCCCAGAAAATCTACAGAG GACTTTGGAGAGTGAGGATCTGAGAAAGAGGTTTATCGCTCCTCCTGTACCTAAGGCGGACTTTCCGTTGGTGTACCCTGAAACTGACCAGCCGTGGATCGGACGACGGATCGACTATATCCTGTACCGCGAAAGCTCCATTTCGAAGCAGTGCCGAACA gaAATTGAAGAGGTGACCTTTATAACTCAGCTGGCTGGGCTTACGGACCATATTCCTGTGGGACTCAAACTGAATGTGGTTATGGACTCAGACTCTGCTGATGAATGA
- the smpd5 gene encoding sphingomyelin phosphodiesterase 5 isoform X2, with translation MALQASAFPNGFVAGIHAVGWAFIVPCFWFLDRLIAVCKSTTLEQSQRLEQECYLRPLEVFFGSITFFILFLATAPLAFLGFLLWAPLQACRRPFSYHREIPSLPEKATNKGFELTGKASFVFASANLCLLPDSLARFNNLANTQRRATAIGQCIVQGISRPNIRILVDSPSSCGTLSPSSSILPTVNSPTYGATDQSSQQNPRALSSQGLRQQSDVPWEILPLFPANVDILCLEEVFDKRAARKLTNILKLEFGHILYDIGVYACQPPCRCSSFKFFNSGLFLASRFPVLEAQYHCFPNSRGEDALAAKGLLSVKVLIGKNQKQKRVVGYFNCTHLHAPEGEGEIRCIQLEMVTKWIAEFQAANKQPDEDVVFDVLCGDFNFDNCSPDDRQEQSHSVFEEYKDPCRAGPGKEKPWVTGTLLEQPTLYEEDVNTPENLQRTLESEDLRKRFIAPPVPKADFPLVYPETDQPWIGRRIDYILYRESSISKQCRTEIEEVTFITQLAGLTDHIPVGLKLNVVMDSDSADE, from the exons ATGGCCCTGCAGGCTTCTGCCTTTCCTAATGGCTTTGTTGCAGGCATCCATGCTGTGGGATGGGCTTTTATCGTGCCATGTTTCTGGTTTCTTGATCGCCTCATTGCTGTGTGCAAGTCCACCACTCTGGAGCAAAGTCAGCGGCTGGAACAGGAATGCTATCTTCGCCCCCTCGAGGTCTTTTTTGGCTCCATTAccttctttattctttttctcGCTACTGCCCCTTTGGCTTTTCTTGGCTTTCTGCTTTGGGCACCTCTTCAGGCCTGCCGCAGGCCATTTAGCTACCACAGAGAGATACCATCCTTACCAGAGAAGGCAACAAACAAGGGCTTTGAGCTGACTGGTAAGGCGTCATTTGTCTTTGCTTCAGCCAACCTTTGTCTGCTGCCTGACAGCCTGGCTCGCTTTAACAACTTGGCTAACACTCAACGTAGGGCAACTGCTATTGGCCAATGCATTGTGCAGGGCATATCTCGCCCTAATATCCGGATATTAGTTGATTCCCCCAGCAGCTGTGGTACTCTCAGCCCTTCCAGCAGCATTCTTCCCACAGTGAACTCACCTACATACGGGGCTACA GACCAATCAAGTCAGCAAAATCCCCGAGCTTTGAGCTCTCAGGGACTCCGCCAGCAGAGTGATGTACCCTGGGAGATATTGCCACTGTTTCCAGCCAACGTCGACATACTGTGCCTTGAAGAAGTGTTTGATAAGAGGGCTGCACGGAAGCTCACCAATATATTGAAGCTTGAATTTGGACACATACTGTATGATATAGGTGTGTATGCATGCCAGCCACCATGCAGATGTTCTTCTTTTAAGTTCTTCAACAGTGGGCTCTTCCTCGCCAGCCGATTCCCTGTCCTCGAGGCCCAGTACCACTGCTTTCCAAACAGCCGAGGAGAGGATGCACTGGCTGCCAAGGGTCTGCTTTCTGTTAAG GTGCTTATTGGGAAGAACCAGAAACAGAAGAGAGTGGTTGGCTATTTTAACTGCACACACCTTCATGCACCAGAGG GTGAAGGGGAAATTCGTTGTATCCAGTTAGAAATGGTAACTAAGTGGATCGCGGAATTTCAAGCTGCCAACAAACAACCTGATGAGGAtgttgtttttgatgtactCTGTGGAGATTTCAACTTTGACAACTGCTCACCTG ATGATCGTCAGGAACAGAGTCACTCTGTTTTTGAGGAATACAAAGACCCTTGCAGGGCCGGACCTGGAAAGGAGAAGCCCTGGGTCACCG GTACTCTGCTGGAACAGCCCACATTGTATGAAGAAGATGTAAACACCCCAGAAAATCTACAGAG GACTTTGGAGAGTGAGGATCTGAGAAAGAGGTTTATCGCTCCTCCTGTACCTAAGGCGGACTTTCCGTTGGTGTACCCTGAAACTGACCAGCCGTGGATCGGACGACGGATCGACTATATCCTGTACCGCGAAAGCTCCATTTCGAAGCAGTGCCGAACA gaAATTGAAGAGGTGACCTTTATAACTCAGCTGGCTGGGCTTACGGACCATATTCCTGTGGGACTCAAACTGAATGTGGTTATGGACTCAGACTCTGCTGATGAATGA